Genomic window (Granulicella arctica):
AACCTGGTTCGCTCAAATGGCACTTCCCTGTCAAAGGAAGAAGTTCTGAATGACCTGCAGGTCGGTGCTCTAGTTTTTCGATCCATCAGGCTCATGAATGAGCGTGTTCGAGTGGTCGGGTCGGTTGCAATGCTCACCGGCGAGAGTCAAACGATCACTGAGCGTCGAGGGGTTGTGTTCGAGTCCCATTTTCGCTTGATTGCGGTCTACGTGGAAGCCGAGGGAAGCGCACGCCTTCTATATTTCCAGAGTACTGACATACCAAAAACTCCACAAATCCTGGTATAGGGAATGGCTAAAGCAAGCTGGAGGAGTTCTCATGTCGACGGACAGTGTACTAGCCGCACGAAAACCTTTCGTGGGTGTTTGGACCTTAGAAAGCTTTACTGAGACAACGGGTTCATCGGAAGAGGTAAGTCCCCTGGGGAACGCGCCTTTGGGATTTCTGATCTACACAGCGGAAGGCTTTGTCTCCGCTCAGCTCATGAGGCGAGATAGAGAAGCAGTTGGATCTGATCCATGGGCTGGTGAAAAATCAGATGAGGGCGCAGACCTCACCACAGGCTACATCGCATACTGCGGGCGGTACGAAGTGGACGAGAGCAATTCAGAGGTCCTTCACATCCCCATAGTCGCCCTCCTTCCGAACCTAGTCGATCGGGAACAGCACCGAAGTTTCAAGTTCGAAGGCCGTACGCTTACGCTTGTGATCATGCAAGCAACCTCTACCGGCGTAATGATTAAATCGAGGCTTGTTTGGAACCGCCCTCCGCAGAATGCTAGCGGGTCCGATAGCCTGCCTTATGTATAGTGCAATTGTTATCAGACACTGATGTCCCTATCGCCGAGTTACCGAACGCCTGTTCACAATCCTCTTCTCTAAGTTCGATAGATCTGATGAAGCGGTTG
Coding sequences:
- a CDS encoding nuclear transport factor 2 family protein codes for the protein MTPASVLRTHQEVFYQSLLHQDWDALASLYADDYNLVRSNGTSLSKEEVLNDLQVGALVFRSIRLMNERVRVVGSVAMLTGESQTITERRGVVFESHFRLIAVYVEAEGSARLLYFQSTDIPKTPQILV
- a CDS encoding lipocalin-like domain-containing protein, translating into MSTDSVLAARKPFVGVWTLESFTETTGSSEEVSPLGNAPLGFLIYTAEGFVSAQLMRRDREAVGSDPWAGEKSDEGADLTTGYIAYCGRYEVDESNSEVLHIPIVALLPNLVDREQHRSFKFEGRTLTLVIMQATSTGVMIKSRLVWNRPPQNASGSDSLPYV